One genomic region from Candidatus Nitrosopumilus koreensis AR1 encodes:
- a CDS encoding DUF47 domain-containing protein has protein sequence MYSGELEVQAKRKAIAVLQDEINRILNASRELATLPELMMKKDKTGIKNTLEQISTIEEEVENLRRKITREVADVGGLIMNRENLLNTAYTMDEIAGYITGISFKLSNVKPTTLKSSKLDKDLTKLIELVVDEVYKLNEIIRSLNTNTANAIELAQETQTIEREIDIKYRQATIKLLTEVTNTKELMLMKDVIEGIEEMADKCQRVSDSFILLALSL, from the coding sequence ATGTATAGTGGAGAGCTTGAAGTTCAAGCAAAAAGAAAGGCTATCGCAGTTTTACAAGACGAAATCAACAGAATTCTTAATGCATCTAGAGAATTAGCAACACTTCCTGAACTGATGATGAAAAAAGACAAGACAGGAATCAAAAACACACTAGAACAGATTTCAACAATTGAAGAAGAAGTAGAAAATCTAAGAAGAAAGATCACACGAGAAGTAGCAGATGTTGGAGGTTTGATCATGAACAGAGAAAATCTTCTAAACACAGCATACACAATGGATGAGATTGCAGGCTACATTACTGGAATATCATTCAAACTCTCAAACGTAAAACCAACTACACTAAAAAGTTCAAAATTAGACAAAGACTTGACAAAACTAATTGAATTAGTTGTAGACGAAGTCTACAAACTAAATGAAATCATCAGAAGTCTTAACACAAACACTGCAAATGCAATTGAATTAGCACAAGAAACACAGACAATTGAAAGAGAAATAGACATCAAATACAGACAAGCAACAATAAAACTTCTAACCGAAGTCACCAACACCAAAGAACTGATGTTAATGAAAGATGTGATTGAAGGAATTGAAGAGATGGCAGACAAATGCCAAAGAGTATCAGATTCTTTCATTTTGTTAGCATTGAGCCTATAG
- a CDS encoding DUF6659 family protein, whose amino-acid sequence MALLSADDLKKLDKACTELFEEEKVRYVGVINELGRLVAGGFKKGITPLLPDERLRMLYMQMQLDFNMRQELDDILGPIDYIASRRKNQLIISVPIGENLVLITAEPDADDKRIIKKAEELFDEITITTI is encoded by the coding sequence ATGGCTCTACTTTCAGCTGATGATCTTAAGAAATTGGATAAGGCCTGTACTGAATTATTTGAAGAAGAAAAGGTGCGTTATGTTGGAGTCATAAACGAATTAGGAAGACTAGTTGCAGGAGGTTTTAAGAAAGGAATAACGCCCTTGCTTCCAGATGAGAGGTTAAGGATGCTATACATGCAGATGCAGCTTGACTTTAACATGAGGCAAGAACTAGATGACATTCTGGGCCCTATTGACTATATTGCCTCAAGGAGAAAAAATCAACTGATAATTAGTGTCCCTATTGGAGAGAATCTTGTTTTAATTACTGCAGAACCTGATGCCGATGACAAGAGAATTATCAAAAAAGCCGAAGAATTGTTTGATGAAATAACAATTACTACGATTTAG
- a CDS encoding ATP-dependent DNA ligase — protein sequence MEFSVLADAFNKMESTRKRLELTQYLVELFEKTPQDVISKIVYLLQGKLRPDFEGIELGIAEKLAIRAISKSSGIPVKKIEDEYRKSGDLGHAATIILEQKTQTTFLVEDITVERVYETLFKIAKSEGNRSQDMKMKYISSLLNDASPLEASFILKILLGTLRLGIAENTVMDALAMAFSGNKENRKVLEHAYNVSSDLGKVAEILAKEGLEEVEKLKIILFNPIRPMLADRVKSEQEAIEKMGESFAAEYKLDGERVQLHVEGDKVVLFSRSLENISSYYPDIIEKIPKTIQAENIILEAEAVAINENTGEFLPFQELMHRRRKYKIEKAVTQYPITVNLFDILYCNGKSCLELAYKERREKLEKVVKEDDFVKHIPMAIVKNENDIEDFFENSINAGSEGLMLKMLDKPYQAGSRGSHWLKLKREYQNELGDSLDLVVIGGFFGKGRRTGSYGTLLLATYEEDEDTFTSICKVGTGFSDEDLDQLYQILNPKVTIKKNPRIDSEMEADVWFEPELVIEVVASEITLSPIHKAARDKVRKGAGLALRFPKFTGKIRVEKMAEDASTNEEVITLYQGQKKVAHDKSLM from the coding sequence ATGGAGTTTTCTGTGTTAGCTGATGCATTTAACAAGATGGAATCAACTAGAAAAAGATTAGAGCTAACTCAGTATCTGGTAGAATTATTTGAAAAGACACCACAAGATGTGATTTCAAAGATAGTTTATCTTCTTCAAGGAAAGTTAAGACCAGATTTTGAAGGGATTGAATTAGGGATTGCAGAAAAACTTGCGATACGAGCAATCTCAAAATCTTCAGGAATTCCTGTTAAAAAAATTGAAGATGAGTACAGGAAAAGCGGAGACTTGGGACATGCTGCAACCATAATACTAGAACAAAAAACGCAAACAACATTTCTTGTAGAAGACATTACAGTAGAACGAGTTTACGAAACATTATTCAAAATTGCAAAGTCAGAAGGAAACAGATCACAGGACATGAAGATGAAATACATTTCTAGTCTACTAAATGATGCAAGTCCGTTAGAAGCAAGTTTCATCCTAAAAATTTTGTTAGGAACACTCAGACTAGGTATTGCAGAAAATACAGTAATGGATGCATTGGCAATGGCGTTTTCAGGAAACAAAGAAAACAGAAAAGTCCTAGAACATGCATACAATGTTTCTAGCGACTTGGGAAAAGTCGCAGAGATTTTAGCAAAAGAAGGATTAGAAGAAGTTGAAAAACTCAAGATAATTTTGTTTAATCCAATCAGACCAATGCTTGCAGACAGAGTAAAGAGCGAACAAGAAGCAATTGAAAAAATGGGAGAATCATTTGCAGCAGAATACAAGTTAGATGGAGAAAGAGTTCAGTTACATGTTGAAGGGGACAAGGTTGTTTTGTTTTCAAGAAGTCTAGAAAACATTTCAAGTTACTATCCAGACATTATAGAAAAAATTCCAAAAACAATTCAGGCAGAGAACATAATACTAGAAGCAGAAGCAGTTGCAATCAATGAAAACACGGGAGAGTTTTTACCATTTCAGGAATTAATGCATAGAAGAAGAAAATACAAGATAGAAAAAGCAGTTACCCAATATCCAATCACAGTTAATCTGTTTGATATTTTGTATTGCAATGGAAAAAGCTGTTTAGAGTTAGCCTACAAAGAAAGAAGAGAAAAACTTGAAAAAGTTGTGAAAGAAGATGATTTTGTAAAACACATTCCAATGGCAATAGTAAAAAATGAAAATGACATTGAAGACTTTTTTGAAAACAGCATAAACGCTGGAAGTGAAGGCTTGATGCTAAAGATGCTGGATAAACCATACCAAGCAGGTTCTCGTGGAAGTCATTGGCTAAAACTCAAAAGAGAATATCAAAATGAACTGGGAGACAGTTTAGATCTTGTAGTAATAGGAGGTTTCTTTGGAAAAGGAAGAAGAACTGGGAGCTATGGAACTTTGTTGTTAGCAACATATGAGGAAGACGAGGATACATTCACAAGTATTTGTAAAGTTGGGACAGGATTTTCAGATGAAGATTTAGATCAATTGTATCAAATCCTAAATCCCAAAGTCACAATCAAGAAAAACCCACGCATTGATAGCGAGATGGAAGCTGATGTGTGGTTTGAGCCAGAATTAGTAATAGAAGTAGTTGCATCTGAAATTACACTCAGTCCAATCCACAAAGCAGCAAGAGACAAAGTCAGAAAAGGTGCAGGACTTGCGTTGAGATTCCCAAAGTTTACTGGAAAGATAAGAGTTGAAAAAATGGCAGAAGACGCATCTACAAATGAAGAAGTAATTACGTTATACCAAGGTCAGAAAAAAGTGGCACATGACAAAAGTCTCATGTAA
- a CDS encoding SDR family NAD(P)-dependent oxidoreductase, whose protein sequence is MLKFQDKVALVTGSGTGIGKAIATKFVENGASVIILGRRKEPLQEAAAELEGKIPQGVNATVKIFAGVDVADETAMNEMFDTLKNEGVNVDYIINNAGVSGPVTCFANAPLEEFKSTVGIHLTGTFWGSVQALKVMKEGGKIITISTFFTEERPLEQRPYRFRSPYTASQGAKNRLAEAMSWELTDKGIISIATNPGPVHSDRIYKTVYPKAAAEFMRVSGFEDLSPVEVEEAKDDLLECIQAEGIDKEGVAKTAEKLANGRDVAKLTETFTNLLTKIQTIAEKVQNNTSHMIANREFLSQSQVAESVLNLCDDEIAKILNGKVIPGDRVFYPVKPHIGTTTPGVHQPDFSGKAVVFTIDGTDKTDAERVEFLAEHVEKNGGKVACFISQSTPQEIQDSISGKFHSHVVDIKNPEEVERWLNTAKTNIGDILAVVHVTGKLPEVGKLTELTRPGWEELVAKFISTPATVAQRALEQFVPGGGKDPRLFKDTTGAIMIIGPDLPIGRKVTGTQRAQVEVFRGALRPFTTTVNQELSDVLKSKIRMFTIFPGSVTGSEPDNQKIADAFNFLVSENAASSSEVTFCVDESR, encoded by the coding sequence ATGCTAAAATTCCAAGATAAAGTTGCACTAGTTACAGGAAGTGGAACAGGTATTGGAAAAGCCATCGCAACAAAATTTGTAGAAAATGGTGCCAGTGTGATCATTCTCGGTCGAAGAAAAGAACCGTTACAAGAAGCTGCAGCAGAACTAGAGGGAAAAATCCCACAAGGAGTAAATGCAACAGTCAAAATTTTTGCAGGAGTAGATGTTGCCGATGAGACAGCAATGAATGAAATGTTTGATACCCTAAAAAACGAAGGAGTAAATGTAGATTACATAATTAACAATGCAGGAGTTTCAGGACCAGTAACGTGTTTTGCAAACGCACCACTAGAGGAATTCAAAAGTACAGTTGGAATCCACTTAACTGGAACGTTTTGGGGTTCTGTGCAAGCACTAAAAGTTATGAAAGAAGGAGGAAAGATAATCACAATTTCGACATTCTTTACTGAAGAAAGGCCTTTAGAGCAAAGACCTTACAGATTTAGAAGTCCATATACTGCATCACAAGGGGCAAAGAACAGACTGGCTGAGGCCATGTCATGGGAATTAACAGATAAAGGAATAATATCAATTGCAACAAACCCAGGACCAGTTCATTCAGATAGAATTTACAAGACAGTATATCCAAAAGCTGCAGCCGAGTTTATGAGAGTAAGTGGATTTGAAGATTTGAGTCCAGTTGAGGTTGAAGAGGCAAAAGATGATTTGCTAGAATGCATACAAGCAGAAGGAATAGACAAAGAGGGAGTTGCAAAGACAGCCGAAAAATTAGCAAACGGCAGAGATGTTGCAAAGTTAACGGAGACATTTACAAATCTATTAACCAAAATTCAAACTATAGCTGAAAAAGTTCAAAACAATACATCTCACATGATTGCAAACAGAGAATTTTTGTCACAATCACAAGTTGCAGAATCAGTTCTGAATTTGTGTGATGATGAAATCGCAAAGATTCTAAACGGCAAAGTCATTCCAGGAGACAGAGTATTTTATCCAGTAAAACCACACATTGGAACCACAACACCAGGAGTCCATCAACCAGATTTTAGTGGAAAAGCTGTAGTTTTCACTATTGATGGAACAGACAAAACAGATGCTGAGCGAGTAGAATTCTTGGCGGAACATGTTGAGAAAAATGGTGGTAAAGTTGCATGTTTCATTTCACAATCAACTCCTCAAGAAATTCAGGATTCTATCAGTGGAAAATTCCACTCACACGTTGTAGATATCAAAAACCCTGAAGAAGTAGAAAGATGGCTAAACACTGCCAAGACAAACATCGGAGACATACTAGCAGTAGTTCACGTTACAGGGAAACTACCAGAAGTTGGAAAACTAACAGAATTAACCAGACCAGGATGGGAGGAGTTGGTTGCAAAATTCATCTCAACTCCAGCAACAGTTGCCCAAAGAGCACTAGAACAGTTTGTGCCAGGTGGAGGAAAAGACCCACGACTCTTCAAAGATACAACAGGGGCCATCATGATAATTGGACCAGATTTGCCAATTGGACGTAAAGTAACAGGTACCCAAAGAGCACAAGTTGAAGTTTTCAGAGGAGCACTAAGACCATTTACAACTACAGTTAATCAAGAACTAAGTGATGTTCTAAAATCAAAAATCAGGATGTTTACTATTTTCCCAGGTTCTGTTACTGGTTCAGAGCCAGACAATCAAAAAATTGCAGATGCATTTAATTTCCTAGTATCTGAAAATGCTGCTTCATCATCTGAAGTAACTTTCTGTGTAGACGAATCAAGATAA
- the endA gene encoding tRNA-intron lyase, whose translation MKGELIENRVIVWNIEDSRKLFSNGYYGKPIGIPKPKIEEIDAPLVLDLIESLYLLENKKISISKSKHKVSVEQMIEICKKEHHDFDKKYLVYKNFRDKGYIINPGIKFGCDFAVYEKGPGIDHAPFLIQVYNRNEPITSTGIVLAGRLATTVRKQFILAIPKGKDSVDFLALDWWKA comes from the coding sequence ATGAAAGGAGAGTTAATCGAAAACAGAGTGATTGTTTGGAATATTGAAGATTCACGCAAACTTTTCAGTAATGGATACTATGGAAAACCCATTGGAATTCCAAAACCAAAAATTGAAGAAATTGATGCACCTCTAGTTTTAGATTTAATTGAGTCATTGTATTTATTAGAAAACAAAAAAATTTCAATATCAAAATCAAAACACAAAGTTTCAGTTGAACAGATGATAGAAATTTGTAAAAAAGAACATCATGATTTTGATAAAAAATATCTAGTTTACAAAAACTTTAGAGACAAAGGTTACATCATCAATCCTGGAATAAAGTTTGGTTGTGATTTTGCAGTTTATGAGAAAGGGCCAGGAATAGATCATGCACCATTCTTAATCCAAGTGTATAATCGAAATGAACCAATAACATCAACAGGAATTGTACTTGCCGGAAGACTAGCAACAACAGTAAGAAAACAATTCATTTTAGCAATTCCCAAAGGTAAAGACAGTGTTGACTTTTTAGCTTTAGATTGGTGGAAAGCCTAG